The following proteins are co-located in the Rhodococcus opacus B4 genome:
- a CDS encoding NUDIX hydrolase — translation MVSKQEQASGDSTGVAPKDASTVILIRDAEAGAAASGIEVFLLRRVKGMAFAGGMTVFPGGGVDPSDAEAEVDWAGPSVDWWAGRFSTDAARAKALVCAAVRETFEECGVLLAGPTADTVVADTSRYAQARTQLETRELSFSDFLRRENLVLRADLLRPWANWITPVGEGRRYDTRFFVAAAPQGQIADGATSEAEEVQWQSPAAALAHWQGGGSILLPPTWSQLTALGAYGSVADVLAAEPEIPVILPTLITGEEQLRVEFPGQDGYYEAGPHPWASRG, via the coding sequence ATGGTCTCGAAGCAAGAGCAGGCGTCCGGCGACAGCACCGGCGTGGCGCCCAAAGATGCGTCCACCGTCATCCTCATCCGCGATGCCGAGGCAGGCGCCGCGGCATCCGGCATCGAGGTGTTCCTCCTCCGCCGGGTGAAGGGGATGGCGTTCGCCGGAGGAATGACCGTGTTCCCCGGCGGCGGCGTCGACCCCTCGGATGCCGAGGCCGAGGTCGACTGGGCGGGACCGTCCGTCGACTGGTGGGCCGGGCGGTTCTCCACCGACGCGGCGCGCGCGAAGGCGCTCGTGTGCGCGGCGGTGCGCGAGACGTTCGAGGAATGCGGCGTGCTTCTCGCGGGACCGACCGCGGACACGGTCGTGGCGGACACGTCGCGGTACGCACAGGCGCGCACGCAACTCGAGACACGCGAACTCTCGTTCAGCGACTTCCTGAGACGCGAGAACCTCGTCCTGCGGGCCGACCTGCTGCGGCCGTGGGCCAACTGGATCACCCCGGTCGGCGAGGGTCGCCGGTACGACACGAGGTTCTTCGTCGCCGCCGCACCGCAGGGCCAGATCGCGGACGGTGCGACCTCCGAGGCCGAGGAGGTGCAGTGGCAGAGTCCGGCCGCGGCGCTCGCGCACTGGCAGGGCGGCGGAAGCATTCTGCTGCCGCCGACGTGGAGCCAGCTCACGGCGCTCGGCGCGTACGGCTCGGTCGCGGACGTGCTGGCCGCGGAGCCGGAGATCCCGGTGATCCTGCCGACGCTCATCACCGGCGAGGAGCAGCTCCGCGTCGAGTTCCCGGGGCAGGACGGCTACTACGAAGCCGGCCCGCATCCGTGGGCGTCCCGCGGCTGA
- a CDS encoding enoyl-CoA hydratase/isomerase family protein yields MAEFVTLEVSEGIGTIRLARPPMNALNRQVQQELRAAARAATVDSDVKAVIVYGGEKVFAAGADVKEMSEMDFGQMADVIGDLQSDLAAVSEIPKPTVAAITGYALGGGLEVALSADRRIVGDNAKLGVPEILLGIIPGGGGTQRLARLIGPSKAKDLLFTGRFVDAEEALAIGLVDEVVAPDDVYEAARAWASQFTKGAGRALAAAKAAVDRGLDVDLGTGLAVERQLFTALFATRDRTIGMESFIENGPGKAQFTGE; encoded by the coding sequence ATGGCTGAGTTTGTCACCCTCGAGGTATCCGAAGGCATCGGCACCATCCGGCTCGCGCGGCCCCCGATGAACGCTCTGAACCGTCAGGTCCAGCAGGAGTTGCGGGCCGCGGCCCGTGCCGCGACCGTCGACTCCGACGTGAAAGCCGTCATCGTCTACGGCGGCGAGAAGGTCTTCGCCGCGGGCGCGGATGTGAAGGAAATGTCCGAGATGGACTTCGGGCAGATGGCCGACGTGATCGGCGACCTGCAGTCCGACCTCGCGGCGGTCTCCGAGATCCCGAAGCCCACCGTCGCCGCCATCACGGGGTACGCGCTCGGTGGCGGCCTGGAGGTCGCGCTGTCGGCCGATCGGCGCATCGTGGGCGACAACGCCAAACTCGGCGTGCCGGAGATCCTGCTCGGCATCATTCCCGGAGGCGGTGGCACCCAACGTCTCGCCCGGCTGATCGGACCGTCCAAGGCCAAGGATCTGCTGTTCACCGGCCGGTTCGTCGACGCCGAGGAGGCGCTGGCAATCGGTCTGGTCGACGAGGTCGTGGCGCCGGACGATGTGTACGAGGCGGCGCGCGCCTGGGCGTCGCAATTCACGAAGGGGGCGGGCCGCGCACTGGCCGCGGCCAAGGCTGCCGTCGACCGAGGTCTGGACGTCGACCTCGGCACCGGGCTGGCGGTGGAGCGTCAGCTGTTCACCGCGCTGTTCGCCACCCGGGACCGCACGATCGGGATGGAATCGTTCATCGAGAACGGCCCGGGTAAGGCTCAGTTCACGGGCGAGTAG
- a CDS encoding class I SAM-dependent methyltransferase codes for MTASAHDDPAPHPHATAEEVEAALKDTKLAQVLYHDWEAETYDEKWSISYDERCIDYARGRFDAVAGDQPLPYERALELGCGTGFFLLNLMQGGVAKTGSVTDLSPGMVKVALRNAEGLGLSVDGRVADAETIPYEDGTFDLVVGHAVLHHIPDVEQSLREVLRVLEPGGRFVFAGEPTTIGNFYARWLGRATWEATTRVTKLPFLADWRRPQAELDESSRAAALEAVVDLHTFDPSDLEKIAKSAGAEQVHAATEEFAAALLGWPVRTFEAAVPPEKLGWGWGRFAFNGWKTLSWVDEKILRRVVPRGFFYNVMITGVKPGN; via the coding sequence ATGACTGCAAGCGCCCATGACGACCCAGCTCCTCATCCGCACGCCACCGCCGAAGAGGTCGAGGCTGCGCTGAAGGACACCAAATTGGCCCAGGTGCTCTACCACGACTGGGAAGCCGAGACGTACGACGAGAAGTGGTCGATCTCGTACGACGAGCGGTGCATCGACTACGCGCGCGGACGTTTCGACGCCGTTGCGGGCGATCAGCCGCTGCCCTACGAGCGGGCGCTCGAACTGGGTTGCGGCACCGGATTCTTCCTCCTGAACCTGATGCAGGGCGGGGTCGCGAAGACCGGATCGGTCACCGACCTGTCGCCCGGCATGGTGAAGGTCGCGCTCCGCAACGCCGAGGGCCTCGGACTGTCCGTCGACGGCCGCGTCGCCGACGCCGAGACCATCCCGTACGAGGACGGCACGTTCGACCTCGTCGTGGGACACGCGGTCCTGCACCACATCCCGGACGTCGAGCAGTCGCTGCGCGAGGTTCTGCGCGTCCTCGAGCCGGGCGGGCGTTTCGTGTTCGCCGGTGAGCCGACCACGATCGGCAACTTCTACGCCCGCTGGCTCGGCCGCGCGACGTGGGAGGCCACCACGCGGGTCACCAAGTTGCCGTTCCTCGCCGACTGGCGTCGACCGCAGGCGGAACTGGACGAGTCCTCCCGCGCGGCCGCGCTCGAGGCCGTCGTCGACCTCCACACGTTCGATCCGAGCGATCTCGAGAAGATCGCGAAATCGGCAGGCGCCGAGCAGGTTCACGCGGCGACCGAGGAATTCGCCGCCGCTCTGCTCGGGTGGCCCGTCCGCACGTTCGAGGCCGCGGTGCCCCCGGAGAAGCTGGGCTGGGGCTGGGGACGTTTCGCGTTCAACGGATGGAAGACGCTCAGCTGGGTCGACGAGAAGATCCTCCGGCGCGTGGTGCCCCGCGGATTCTTCTACAACGTCATGATCACCGGCGTGAAGCCCGGCAACTGA
- a CDS encoding THUMP-like domain-containing protein encodes MGYAFTPGDVEFLRSPEGAAALAEVDALALTASTRLADIGRARTRFGSRVAMLVETVLLRRKAAAKLPGTDTWFFTDDALQQATPRAVAAHRATRLTGRNVHDVTCSIGAELDAVVGTAATVIGSDLDPVRLLMARNNVPGATILRADALVPCTRGTVVLADPARRSGGRRTHDPAALEPPLPDLIDAYRGRDLAVKCAPGLDFDRLGWDGEVEVVSLDGGVREACLWSPGLSGADVTRRASVLGSDGTAWTVTDAEDDDIPERAPGEWLVDPDGAVVRAGLVRHYAARHGLWQLDPRIAYLTGDSVPDGVRGFRVLDQVKYSEKSLRQELSRHDCGVAEILVRGVDVDPAVLRPKLKLRGSRSLSVVITRIGRAGVAFICAPPP; translated from the coding sequence TTGGGCTATGCGTTCACTCCCGGGGACGTGGAGTTCCTGCGGAGCCCGGAAGGGGCAGCCGCTCTCGCGGAAGTGGACGCCCTCGCACTGACCGCGTCTACGCGCCTGGCCGACATCGGCCGGGCGCGTACGCGTTTCGGATCACGCGTCGCGATGCTGGTCGAGACGGTCCTGCTGCGGCGGAAGGCGGCCGCCAAACTACCCGGCACCGACACCTGGTTCTTCACCGACGACGCACTGCAGCAGGCGACCCCGCGTGCGGTCGCTGCACACCGTGCGACGCGGCTGACGGGCCGGAACGTCCACGACGTCACCTGTTCCATCGGCGCCGAACTGGATGCCGTGGTCGGGACGGCGGCAACGGTGATCGGTAGCGACCTCGACCCGGTGCGGCTGCTGATGGCGCGGAACAACGTTCCCGGGGCGACAATTCTGCGCGCCGACGCGCTCGTCCCGTGCACGCGCGGCACCGTCGTCCTCGCGGATCCGGCGCGACGGTCCGGCGGCAGGCGCACGCACGATCCGGCCGCGCTGGAGCCGCCGCTGCCCGATCTGATCGACGCCTACCGCGGACGGGATCTCGCAGTGAAGTGCGCCCCCGGACTCGATTTCGACCGGCTCGGCTGGGACGGCGAAGTGGAGGTGGTCTCCCTCGACGGCGGCGTGCGCGAGGCGTGCCTGTGGTCGCCGGGACTGTCCGGCGCCGACGTCACCCGCCGGGCGAGCGTGCTCGGCTCCGACGGCACCGCGTGGACGGTGACCGACGCAGAGGACGACGACATCCCCGAACGCGCGCCGGGGGAATGGCTCGTCGACCCCGACGGTGCGGTGGTGCGTGCGGGCCTGGTGCGGCACTACGCCGCCCGGCACGGACTGTGGCAGCTCGATCCCCGGATCGCCTATCTCACCGGCGATTCGGTGCCCGACGGCGTGCGGGGCTTCCGCGTTCTCGACCAGGTGAAGTATTCGGAGAAGTCGCTGCGGCAGGAACTGTCCCGGCACGACTGCGGGGTGGCGGAAATCCTGGTGCGCGGCGTCGACGTCGATCCCGCGGTCCTGCGGCCCAAGCTGAAGCTGCGCGGAAGTCGTTCGCTCAGTGTGGTGATCACGCGGATCGGCCGGGCCGGTGTCGCCTTCATCTGTGCTCCGCCCCCGTGA
- a CDS encoding PQQ-binding-like beta-propeller repeat protein, with amino-acid sequence MRRVLRSSVLALATISTVVLSGCSSGPQVDDIFSAGGWPGMHADARNSDTSPVTGSRDLSFAWSRPLGGPVANYASVAASGQIFVTARTEKGCNLFSYQMDSGRKRWCRQLAPGVVASTPVVDGAANVYVGEDGAINSFNEYGQLRWRTPVVGTPLSAQFTGDGNLLFITQLGQINVVNTQNGQKVVAPYDLVPPPSFADGADVDILPDDKGLRGCFFGAPDCPVANMPAIDLESGKFYFTLFAPGASQAELVAMKYSGGDNPAITQEWSSDTLPGGSASSPDLSADGSVVYANDNWGTMWAIDSATGDPKWSYDIGYAAAGSPSTSADGLIIPAGGPDGHLLALQDKGDHAELVWERKDLLQLGVPAQTAGSTGYAVVREGTDGLAMLTFDTGTGETLDQDTLPGAKGFTVGTSVGPKGEVLTPTLLGELFVLR; translated from the coding sequence ATGCGGCGGGTCCTACGTTCGTCAGTACTGGCGCTGGCGACGATCTCGACTGTCGTCCTCAGCGGCTGCAGCAGCGGACCGCAGGTCGACGACATCTTCTCGGCAGGCGGGTGGCCCGGCATGCACGCCGACGCCCGCAACAGCGACACCAGCCCCGTCACCGGTTCCCGCGACCTCTCCTTCGCCTGGTCCCGCCCGCTCGGCGGCCCGGTCGCGAACTACGCGTCCGTGGCGGCGAGTGGCCAGATCTTCGTCACCGCGCGCACCGAGAAGGGCTGCAACCTCTTCTCCTACCAGATGGACAGCGGCCGCAAACGCTGGTGCCGGCAACTCGCCCCCGGCGTCGTGGCGTCCACACCGGTCGTCGACGGCGCCGCCAACGTGTACGTCGGCGAGGACGGCGCCATCAACTCGTTCAACGAATACGGCCAGCTGCGTTGGCGCACACCGGTGGTCGGGACCCCGCTGTCCGCGCAGTTCACCGGCGACGGCAATCTCCTCTTCATCACCCAGCTCGGCCAGATCAACGTCGTGAACACGCAGAACGGCCAGAAGGTCGTGGCGCCGTACGATCTCGTCCCGCCGCCGTCCTTCGCCGACGGGGCCGACGTCGACATCCTCCCCGACGACAAGGGCCTGCGCGGCTGCTTCTTCGGCGCCCCCGACTGCCCGGTCGCGAACATGCCCGCCATCGACCTCGAATCCGGCAAGTTCTATTTCACCCTCTTCGCCCCCGGCGCATCCCAGGCCGAACTCGTCGCGATGAAGTACTCCGGCGGCGACAATCCGGCGATCACCCAGGAATGGTCGAGCGACACTCTGCCGGGCGGCAGCGCGTCCAGCCCCGATCTGTCTGCCGACGGATCCGTCGTCTACGCCAACGACAACTGGGGAACGATGTGGGCGATCGATTCTGCGACCGGTGACCCGAAGTGGAGCTACGACATCGGGTACGCCGCGGCAGGCAGCCCGTCGACGTCCGCAGACGGCCTGATCATCCCCGCGGGTGGCCCCGACGGCCACCTGCTGGCGCTGCAGGACAAGGGCGATCACGCCGAACTCGTCTGGGAGCGGAAGGATCTGCTGCAGCTGGGGGTCCCGGCGCAGACGGCCGGGTCCACCGGGTACGCGGTGGTTCGCGAGGGCACGGACGGACTGGCGATGCTCACGTTCGACACCGGAACCGGCGAAACCCTCGATCAGGACACCCTGCCCGGGGCGAAGGGGTTCACCGTCGGCACCTCCGTCGGCCCGAAGGGCGAAGTCCTCACGCCCACCCTGCTCGGGGAGCTGTTCGTCCTCCGCTGA
- a CDS encoding acyltransferase — MTSMWGAPLRTRWRGSRRSDSEQARFLTRDSLRWVLANKAYTPWYLVRYYRLAKFKLANPHVILRGMVFLGKRVEIHSTPDLSRLEIGRWVHIGDGNAIRCHEGSLRIGDKVVFGKDNVVNTYLDIEIGASTLVADWCYITDFDHRMDDVNVPIKDQGIVKGPVRIGPDTWVAAKVTVLRNTRVGRGCVLGAHAVVKGDIPDFSIAVGSPAKAVKNRKAEWEAGAAERARYIAALEDIARKKAAQEN; from the coding sequence ATGACGAGCATGTGGGGCGCACCGTTGCGTACGAGGTGGCGAGGATCCCGGCGGAGTGACAGCGAGCAGGCCCGCTTTCTGACACGCGACTCGCTGCGCTGGGTGCTGGCGAACAAGGCGTACACGCCGTGGTACCTCGTGCGGTACTACCGGCTCGCGAAGTTCAAGCTGGCCAACCCGCACGTGATCCTGCGCGGCATGGTGTTCCTCGGCAAGCGGGTGGAGATCCATTCGACCCCGGACCTGTCCCGGCTCGAGATCGGCCGCTGGGTACACATCGGCGACGGTAATGCGATTCGCTGCCATGAGGGTTCGCTGCGCATCGGCGACAAGGTCGTGTTCGGCAAGGACAACGTCGTCAACACGTACCTCGACATCGAGATCGGTGCGTCGACGCTCGTGGCCGACTGGTGCTACATCACCGACTTCGACCACCGCATGGACGACGTGAACGTCCCGATCAAGGATCAGGGCATCGTGAAGGGCCCCGTCCGCATCGGTCCCGACACGTGGGTGGCGGCCAAGGTGACGGTCCTGCGCAACACGCGTGTGGGGCGAGGCTGTGTTCTCGGTGCGCACGCCGTCGTGAAGGGCGACATCCCCGACTTCAGCATCGCGGTCGGGTCGCCGGCCAAGGCCGTGAAGAACCGCAAGGCGGAGTGGGAGGCCGGCGCGGCCGAACGCGCCAGGTACATCGCGGCCCTCGAAGACATCGCCCGGAAGAAGGCGGCGCAGGAGAACTGA
- a CDS encoding DUF3253 domain-containing protein, translated as MTASESDLEDRIRALLDARADSASICPSDVARAVAPDDWRPLMEPVRAAARRLVEAGEVEITQKGDVVDPASAQGPIRIRRARTG; from the coding sequence ATGACCGCGTCGGAGAGCGACCTCGAGGACCGCATCCGGGCGCTCCTCGACGCCCGGGCCGATAGTGCGAGCATCTGCCCGTCGGACGTTGCCCGAGCCGTCGCCCCCGACGACTGGCGACCCCTCATGGAACCGGTGCGGGCGGCCGCCCGGCGTCTGGTCGAGGCAGGGGAAGTCGAGATCACGCAGAAGGGTGACGTGGTGGATCCGGCGTCGGCGCAGGGTCCGATCCGGATCCGCCGCGCCCGCACAGGCTGA
- a CDS encoding glycosyltransferase family 4 protein, with amino-acid sequence MKILIVSWEYPPVVVGGLGRHVHHLATELAAAGHEVVVLSRRPSGTDASTHPTVTHIEDGVLVVAVAEDPAHFVFGEDMLAWTLAMGHAMVRAGVALHKPGVGEGWQPDVVHAHDWLVAHPAIALAEFYDVPLVSTLHATEAGRHSGWVSGRINRQVHSVEWWLANESDALITCSASMQDEVTALYGPQLPPITVIRNGIDLTTWSFRERAPRSGPPKLLFVGRLEYEKGVQDAIAALPRIRRSHPGTTLSIAGEGTQFTWLYQQARTHRVARAVHFLGNLDHIELLGWLHGADAIVLPSRYEPFGIIALEAAASGTPLVASTAGGLGEAVVDGDTGMSFQPGDVTGLTSAVREVLDDPAGAQQRAVAARDRLTADFDWHKVAEETVHVYAGAKRRVRHPLARPEIPERPLPGR; translated from the coding sequence GTGAAGATCCTGATCGTGTCATGGGAGTACCCACCCGTCGTGGTCGGCGGTCTGGGCCGCCACGTCCACCACCTGGCCACCGAACTCGCCGCCGCGGGACACGAAGTGGTGGTGCTGTCGCGGCGGCCGTCGGGCACCGATGCGTCGACCCATCCCACCGTCACCCACATCGAGGACGGCGTCCTGGTGGTCGCCGTCGCCGAAGACCCCGCGCACTTCGTGTTCGGCGAGGACATGCTGGCGTGGACACTCGCGATGGGGCACGCGATGGTGCGGGCCGGTGTGGCATTGCACAAGCCGGGCGTCGGGGAGGGCTGGCAGCCGGACGTGGTGCACGCGCACGACTGGCTGGTGGCGCATCCGGCCATCGCGTTGGCCGAATTCTACGACGTCCCTTTGGTTTCCACGCTCCACGCCACCGAGGCCGGGCGGCACAGCGGCTGGGTGTCGGGCCGGATCAACCGGCAGGTGCATTCGGTGGAATGGTGGCTCGCCAACGAATCCGACGCGCTCATCACGTGTTCCGCGTCGATGCAGGACGAGGTGACCGCACTCTACGGTCCGCAGCTCCCGCCGATCACGGTGATCCGCAACGGAATCGACCTCACCACGTGGAGTTTCCGGGAGCGCGCGCCGCGGTCCGGGCCGCCGAAACTACTGTTCGTCGGCCGCCTCGAATACGAGAAGGGCGTGCAGGACGCCATCGCCGCGCTTCCCCGCATCCGCCGCAGCCACCCCGGGACGACACTGTCGATCGCCGGGGAGGGCACCCAGTTCACGTGGCTCTACCAGCAGGCCCGCACCCATCGCGTCGCCCGCGCGGTGCACTTCCTCGGCAACCTCGACCACATCGAACTGCTCGGGTGGCTGCACGGCGCCGACGCCATCGTCCTGCCCAGCCGGTACGAGCCGTTCGGCATCATCGCGCTCGAGGCCGCCGCCTCCGGAACCCCGCTCGTCGCGTCCACCGCAGGCGGGCTCGGGGAAGCGGTCGTCGACGGCGACACCGGCATGTCGTTCCAGCCGGGCGACGTCACCGGACTCACGTCCGCGGTCCGGGAGGTGCTCGACGACCCGGCCGGTGCGCAGCAGCGCGCGGTGGCCGCCCGCGACCGGCTCACCGCCGATTTCGACTGGCACAAAGTGGCCGAGGAGACGGTCCACGTCTACGCGGGCGCCAAACGTCGCGTGCGGCACCCGCTGGCGCGGCCGGAGATTCCCGAGCGTCCCCTGCCCGGCCGCTGA
- a CDS encoding 1,4-alpha-glucan branching protein domain-containing protein: MTESDNRTGAGDATEPGMFCLVLHSHLPWLANHGRWPVGEEWLYQSWAASYLPLTAMLRRLSDEGRSHLLTLGITPVLAAQLDDPHCLAGMHHWLGNWQIRAHEAAGMPDDAHRELGAREHRASAAALADFELRWRHGGSPVLRELLDREAFELLGGPLAHPFQPLLDPRLRAFSLREGLADAAARWNCTPTGIWGPECGYTPGMETGYAEAGVTHFMVDGPALRGDTSLGRPVRDSDVVAFGRDLQVSYRVWSPKSGYPGHGAYRDFHTYDHATGLKPARVTGRTVESADKAPYDPALATAAADRHVADFVATVRRRLRDESARIGRPALVVAAFDTELFGHWWHEGPEWLEKVLRALPEAGIRVGTLDDARNQGYVGEPVQLENSSWGSGKDWRVWAGDQVSDLVQLNTEVVATALDTVDKYRDADAAPGRPALRNRVNDQMLREALMTVSSDWAFMVSKDSAAGYARDRAHKHAHATREIAAAVSAGKDAAASRLAEGWNRADGLFPGLDARRLPAGDHRPTGTEGGAS, translated from the coding sequence GTGACCGAATCCGACAACCGCACCGGAGCGGGCGACGCGACGGAACCGGGCATGTTCTGCCTGGTTCTGCACTCCCACCTGCCCTGGCTCGCCAACCACGGCCGCTGGCCCGTCGGCGAGGAATGGCTGTACCAGTCGTGGGCGGCGTCGTACCTCCCCCTCACCGCGATGTTGCGGCGCCTGTCGGACGAGGGTCGCTCGCATCTGCTGACCCTCGGCATCACCCCCGTTCTCGCAGCTCAGCTCGACGATCCGCACTGCCTCGCCGGGATGCACCACTGGCTCGGGAACTGGCAGATCCGCGCGCACGAGGCGGCAGGCATGCCCGACGACGCGCATCGCGAACTCGGTGCCCGCGAACACCGCGCGTCCGCCGCCGCACTCGCCGACTTCGAGTTGCGCTGGCGGCACGGCGGCTCTCCGGTACTGCGCGAACTGCTGGACCGCGAGGCGTTCGAACTGCTCGGCGGTCCGCTCGCCCACCCGTTCCAGCCGCTGCTCGACCCCCGGTTGCGCGCCTTCTCCCTCCGAGAAGGGCTCGCCGACGCCGCCGCGCGGTGGAACTGCACACCGACAGGTATCTGGGGGCCCGAATGCGGGTACACCCCCGGCATGGAGACCGGATACGCCGAGGCCGGCGTCACGCATTTCATGGTCGACGGTCCCGCCCTGCGCGGCGACACGTCCCTCGGCCGGCCGGTCCGGGACTCGGACGTGGTCGCATTCGGGCGCGATCTGCAGGTCAGTTACCGGGTGTGGTCGCCGAAGTCGGGCTACCCCGGCCACGGCGCCTACCGCGACTTCCACACCTACGACCACGCCACCGGTCTCAAACCCGCCCGGGTCACCGGCCGCACCGTCGAGTCCGCCGACAAGGCGCCGTACGACCCCGCCCTCGCGACGGCGGCGGCCGACCGGCACGTGGCCGATTTCGTCGCCACCGTCCGCAGACGACTGCGCGACGAGTCCGCGCGCATCGGACGTCCCGCGCTCGTGGTCGCCGCGTTCGACACGGAACTGTTCGGGCACTGGTGGCACGAGGGCCCCGAATGGCTCGAGAAGGTGCTGCGGGCGCTGCCCGAGGCCGGAATCCGGGTCGGCACCCTCGACGACGCCCGCAACCAGGGCTACGTCGGCGAACCCGTCCAGCTCGAGAACTCGTCGTGGGGATCCGGCAAGGACTGGCGGGTGTGGGCCGGCGATCAGGTCTCCGACCTGGTGCAACTGAACACCGAGGTGGTCGCGACCGCCCTCGACACCGTCGACAAGTACCGGGATGCCGACGCCGCACCCGGACGTCCCGCGCTCCGGAATCGCGTGAACGACCAGATGCTGAGGGAGGCGCTCATGACGGTGTCGAGCGACTGGGCGTTCATGGTCAGCAAGGATTCGGCGGCCGGGTACGCCCGCGACCGGGCGCACAAGCACGCACACGCCACCCGCGAGATCGCCGCCGCCGTGTCGGCGGGCAAGGACGCGGCCGCGAGCAGGCTCGCAGAGGGATGGAACCGCGCCGACGGCCTGTTCCCCGGGCTCGACGCGCGGCGTCTGCCCGCCGGGGACCACCGGCCGACGGGCACCGAGGGAGGGGCGTCGTGA
- a CDS encoding class I SAM-dependent methyltransferase, with protein sequence MSESFVGDREDAPLPLTGERTVPGIPEENYWFRRHEVVYRDLLPRCAGRRVLEAGSGEGYGANMIADVAQGVTGLDYDITAVEHVRARYPRVEMLHGNLAELPLGDESVDTVVNFQVIEHLWDQAQFLRECFRVLTPGGELLVSTPNRITFSPGRDTPLNPFHTRELDAAELTELLEEAGFTVALMTGVHHGARLKALDTKHGGSFIGAQIDRALAGEPWPEELTRDVEGITVDDFALHEGDIDDSLDLVAIAVKDPVR encoded by the coding sequence GTGAGCGAATCATTTGTCGGCGACCGCGAGGACGCGCCACTGCCCCTCACGGGCGAGCGAACCGTGCCCGGTATCCCCGAGGAGAACTACTGGTTCCGGCGGCACGAGGTCGTCTACCGCGACCTCCTCCCCCGCTGCGCCGGGCGCCGGGTACTCGAGGCCGGATCCGGAGAAGGCTACGGCGCCAACATGATTGCCGATGTGGCACAGGGCGTCACCGGACTCGACTACGACATCACCGCCGTCGAACACGTCCGCGCGCGGTACCCCCGGGTCGAGATGCTGCACGGCAACCTCGCGGAGCTTCCCCTCGGCGACGAATCCGTCGACACCGTCGTCAATTTCCAGGTGATCGAACACCTGTGGGACCAGGCCCAATTCCTGCGCGAGTGCTTCCGGGTGCTGACCCCCGGAGGAGAACTGCTCGTCAGCACCCCCAACCGCATCACGTTCTCGCCGGGCCGCGACACACCGCTCAATCCGTTCCACACCCGCGAACTCGACGCCGCCGAACTGACCGAACTGCTCGAGGAGGCCGGATTCACCGTCGCCCTCATGACCGGCGTCCATCACGGCGCGCGGCTGAAGGCCCTCGACACCAAGCACGGCGGCTCGTTCATCGGCGCGCAGATCGACCGCGCACTCGCCGGCGAACCCTGGCCCGAGGAACTGACCCGCGACGTCGAAGGCATCACGGTCGACGACTTCGCACTGCACGAGGGCGACATCGACGACAGCCTCGACCTGGTGGCCATCGCGGTGAAGGATCCCGTTCGGTGA
- a CDS encoding electron transfer flavoprotein subunit beta/FixA family protein, with product MTNIVVLIKQVPDTWSERKLTDGDYTLDREAADAVLDEINERAVEEALLIKEAQGGEVTVLSAGPDRATDAIRKALSMGADKAVHINDPALHGSDAVQTAWTLAAALGQITFENEEPADLIIAGNEATDGRVGAVPAIIAEYLGIPQLTQLRKLTVADGTVTGERETDEGVFGLEASLPAIVSVTEKINEPRFPSFKGIMAAKKKEVLVYTLADLGVDPETVGVANAGTTVTASTPKPPRTAGERIVDEGDGGSKIAAYLVGQKII from the coding sequence ATGACGAACATCGTTGTTTTGATCAAGCAGGTCCCCGACACGTGGTCCGAGCGCAAGCTGACCGACGGCGACTACACGCTTGACCGCGAGGCCGCCGATGCAGTGCTCGACGAGATCAACGAGCGCGCCGTCGAAGAAGCGCTCCTGATCAAGGAGGCCCAGGGTGGCGAGGTGACCGTCCTCTCCGCAGGTCCGGACCGCGCCACCGACGCCATCCGCAAGGCCCTGTCCATGGGTGCCGACAAGGCTGTGCACATCAACGACCCGGCCCTCCACGGCTCCGACGCGGTGCAGACCGCGTGGACCCTGGCCGCGGCGCTCGGACAGATCACGTTCGAGAACGAAGAGCCCGCCGACCTGATCATCGCCGGCAACGAGGCCACCGACGGCCGCGTCGGCGCCGTTCCGGCCATCATCGCCGAGTACCTGGGCATCCCGCAGCTCACGCAGCTGCGCAAGCTGACCGTCGCCGACGGCACCGTCACCGGTGAGCGCGAGACCGACGAGGGCGTCTTCGGCCTCGAGGCGAGCCTGCCGGCCATCGTCAGCGTCACCGAGAAGATCAACGAGCCCCGCTTCCCCTCCTTCAAGGGCATCATGGCCGCGAAGAAGAAGGAAGTCCTCGTCTACACGCTGGCCGACCTCGGTGTCGACCCGGAGACCGTCGGTGTCGCCAACGCGGGCACCACCGTCACCGCCTCCACCCCCAAGCCCCCGCGTACCGCTGGTGAGCGCATCGTCGACGAGGGCGACGGCGGCAGCAAGATCGCTGCCTACCTCGTGGGCCAGAAGATCATCTGA